ATAGCTCTTAAAATTTTAGAgcttaatttttgttgttttctacATGAAAGGCTGTTTAGTGTTCAATAAATATTGTTATAGGTTTTCAATGGACGAGGCATGATTTCATTCAGGATCTAGTGTCATACGTCTGATAAAGCATCTGAGAGTTTTCTATCTTTTAACAAACTTTGCTGACCGTTTCTGTCAAAGGAAGTTCACACTCTGCGTGGAATGGAATCACTGCATCCTATTTAACTGAAATGTTGGTGGAGAAGTTGGTGTATGCATATGATTACCTCATGTTGTGATTAAGAAAAATCTGAATAATTATCCCAGGCGCACAAATCCTGATGTGATGGAAAACCAACGGTTACCCCAAAGCAGTGAAACCAGTCATGAAGTTGGTTCATCTTTTGAGAATGAAGAATCAAGGAATTCTTCTATATCATGTCACAGTCTGGATAAGGAAGCAGGCTTTCCTTCTTGTCGAGTGTGCCAGTGTTCTGAATCAGACAAGAGGGGAGTTGCTGCATTAGGATTTCTAGGAATTATTCCACCAGCACCGGATGCATACAGTAGCAATGGAGAGGTGAGGCTTGATTGCCATGAAGTGGTGAAAAATGACGAAAATGTTTCCTTCAACAGAAGTAGCGCGAAAGGATCTGGACTAGTTGAATTCATTAGTCCAAAAGGGGAGGTTTTTGTTTGTAATGGTGATATAGAGATGGGTTATGATGAGAACCAGGACACTTTGAACGAGCTTGGCTGTGCGTGCAAAAATGATCTTGCTATGGTACACTATGCTTGTGCGCTTAAGTGGTTTATTAACCATGGATCCACCATATGTGAGATTTGTGGATGTGTTGCCAAAAACATTAGAATTTTGGATTTCAAGAAAGTTGTGAGCTCTTTGAAGGAGTATGATGCATTGAGGGAAAGGACTGCAAATGGGGAGCCTAATCCTGCACAGGCGCTGGAAAATTCAACTGTAGATCCTGATGCTATTGCAGCTATTCGAAGGCAAAGGTTAAGTGAAATTGCACTGTGGTTCAACCCCCATAACCACTATTCCACTGCAGTTTCCCAGGTTGTTAGTGAGCCGGCTTCTGGTTCTAACATTGTTCCAGAAGAAGCTCTTCCTGCAGAAAACACTGTAACCAAATGGGCTGTTGAGGGTACTGGGATCCTGCTCGCTACAGGGCTTCTTACTATCACTCTTGCATGGCTTATTGCTCCTCATGTTGGGAAGGTACTCGAACTTGCTTCTCTGCTGGTGCTGTCAATATTTACTAGTTTCTTGTGGGTTCTTTCATATTGTATTATATtcgattttatttattttatttttggtaaaaGCTTCATGGTAACCTTCAAAAATAGATTTCTGAAGTTTCATCCTTTCAGTCTCAAACCATTGGATTGGACCCAAAAGAAACTTCTTGGTCTTCATTGGGGTTTCTGGCTTGGTCTGTAAAGTGGTACTACGCATAATTTTAGGAATCTAAGACCACATTGGTGAATTGTTTTTTGCCTGATATATTTATGGCAGCATGTCCTTTCAGGATCAAAACACCAATATTAACATTGCCAAACTTATGATAACGATTAACAAGTAAGATAAGACAAATAAAGCTATAGAACTTTTTGAAAGAGAGATGTTGACTGCTCGCCAAGAAAATAATCATAATGCCTAGTCAGTTAAGTTACAGATCCCACACCCACACCCACTCCAACACCCACGCCCTGTTGATATGTGTGCGGCACCAATAGTGAAGAGTCCCAGCAATTTAGAACAAGGGTAAATGGTTTTCCCAAAAGGACGGACCAACATGGGAAGTGAGAAAACAACTGATGAAAATATTTTGCTATCAGCAATAATAAAAAACAAAGGGACAATGTTACTCTATTTATCATGCTTtacaattgaaaaaaaattaGCATAAAAGTTAATCCTACAATTTTGGGAAATTGAAGTAATTAAGAGTTGGATAACAATTTTGAGAATCAAGGTTCTAATCTCAGCTGAGGCGAGAGTTGGTGAGAACTCTTTCCTATGTATAATCCTTAGTGGGTAAAGTAACTGGATACTGGTGGAACATTTCAGGTACCTGGTCAATTAGTCGAAGTGTGCGCAACCTGACCAACACTATCATTATTAGGATATATAGAAATATTCAAGTCGGCACTTATTCCGTACATTACTAGCGAACTTGACTAGTTTATCATTTTGTGGTGGTAGCTTATGCACTATTGAGATACTAATTGCTACTTTAAAGAAGTTTTCCTACTTGCTATTATTTGCTTGATCTAACTAGTTCTTTCTTTTGTTTAGAAAACTGCCAAAAATGGACTGCATATTCTTCTTGGAGGTGTTTGTGCGTTAACAGTTGTAGTATTCTTCCGATTTGTAAGTTTCTTCAAATTCTTTTCATTGCATCTTGCATGCCATATTAGCAACTTAAACCAAATGTTACTGTGTTATTAAACATCAAAATAAGATGATATAGATTTGGACAACAGAGTTACTAGTTTCTAGTGGTCATGTTAACAAATTGTATTTCATTTATGAGTGATgcttttggaggtttggagacagaccttggagtctaaaggtttcaaactgagtagaaccaagacagaatacttggagtgcaaattcAGTGACGGGACCCATGCAATAGACGTAGAGGTAAAGCTTGATGCTCAAGTTATCCCCAAGAGAGCGAATTTTAAGTATCTCGGGTCTATTATCCAAGGTAACGGGGAGATTGACGAAGATGTCGCACATCGCATCGGAgcgggatggatgaagtggaggctcgcttccggtgttttatgtgacaagaatgtgccgccaagacttaagggtaagttttatagagtggtGGTTCGACCGGCTAtgctgtatggggctgagtgttggccagtcaagaactcccacgtgcagaagatgaaagtagcagagatgaggatgtttagatggatgtgtgggtgtaccaggagagataagattaagaatgaagctatccgggacagagtgggagtagcctccgtggaggacaagatgcgggagtcgaggctgagatggttcggacatgttaagaGAAGAAGCATTGATGCTCTTGTTAGGAAGTGTGAGAGATTGGCCATGGagagtttgagaagaggtcgaggtaggcctaagaagtactggggagaggtgattagacaggaGTCGGGACATGGCGCTGcttcagctcactgaggacatgacccttgataggagggggTGAAGGTAgaggattaaggtagaaggttagtgGGTAGTTTTTAGTTGTTCACCGATAGTCTTAGTAGCACGCATGTCtcttcatattcttagatttttattacgttatgtggttttgttcgcctcaggtattgtattccctgatgctattatttggtactacgtatcctttatctctccctttttcttttctcttccttctttcttccttccttgctttcctcttcttcttcttacccttcctgagccgagggtctattggaaacatgCTCTCTACCCATTAGGTAGGGGTAGAGTCTGCGTACagtctaccctccccagaccccacctgttggaaacatactgggtttgttgttgttgttgttatgagTGATGCTTTTGCCTGGCGGATTAAAcaaacaattttgtttgatttgtttcttgAACTGTTATTATTCAGCTAATATGtcgtgttatgtgaattatgcTCCTACAGAAATGCTAATATTTTGTTTGTCAAACCTTTGATGTCATGTGTACAATACATGGGTAATTTTTTGAGAAGGATATAATACATGGATAATTAGAAAAGGTCAAAGAGAATTGTTAATGCAGCAAGGAGAGTGGGATTAAATAAGTGGCAAGGGGAGTGAACTTTGAATTAATGCGTCTCCAGACATGCATGTGTACAATACATGGATAATTAGAAAAGATCAAAAAGAACTGTTAATACAGAAAGGAGAGTGAGATTCTCAAATCAGTGGCTTCCTTTTTCTAGTCACCTATGTTGCTGGGAGCCTGGGACTGTCCAAAAATGTCACTGGGTGTGTGCCAGATCCTCCAAAAGTAgcgcatttttggaggatccaacaTGGGTGCGGCATCGTTCTTAGAGAGCCCGCGCAACATAGCTAATCACATATTTTGTTTTACAACTACTATCACAGTTCAGTGTATTATCTACTTCACCAGCTTGTTAGGATGAAATTTTAGTTATATCTCAGCTTCAAGGATTTTCATTTCACTTCCAGTCAACACTAACTCTCTTTTCATGCTTTTCTCTTGTTATCAGATACGAAATTTGTAGAAGCATTCTAACTTTTTCCCGTCAAATGCAGTTTGTGTTAACAAGAATCAAATATGGCCCTGCTCGATACTGGGCTATCCTATTTGTCTTCTGGTTTCTTGTGTTCGGTATATGGGCTTCAAGAACACATGGTGCCCATGCTACATAATCAATTTTCCTCCTTGGGGATTTGGTGATATCTTAGAGCAGTGATGTTCAGTTGCTTTTGTTGACATAGTACTACCAGTAAAATTGGCGAGATGATTATTGTACTACAGCTTCTCTGGTGCAGTGCTAAAAAGTTTTATGCAGATGTAAGCAACAACAAGATCTCTATGTGCTGCATTGCATGTGTAAAGCAAGCTCTtgatttttctcatttattttgttttaatttttcccTAGGGTAACCTGGGAGGGGGCGAGTTATGTAGAGTAGCGGTGTTTGCTTTAGTTGTTCTCGATATCTGGGGGAGACTTATCTCATTACTCAGGAGTTGATTTCTTTAGAAAAGTGAGGAATTCCTTGGTAGTGGTTTACTTATATTCATTTTGTACAAACTAACCATATGACTGCTTCAGGAGCTCTGTAACCTGTAAATAAGGTGAGCTCTGCTGCATGTCCGTTCATATCCTGGCGACTTCACGTTCTTTTTTCATGGCTATGTCATATGGATAATTTCTGATGCTACTATATTTGCAGAAATTTGTTGCTGTATATATGGAAAGTCCAGTCATTCTGAATACTATTTGTTTTTCCCCTCCAAACGTTCAACTCCAATTATTAGCCAAAAAGTTGGAATACGCCCGTGAATTGTCTTGATCTTTCTTTTGCATAAAGTAGTTCCCATCTAAGCTGTTGAAGTTGAATGTTCCAATCAGCTTATCAGAATGGTGTTTGACTTGGTCTCTGAGCACATTTTCTTTCGTCAATTTATTTAGGTAGAGCTTCCTTTTCATCTTTCcttgagccgaggatctatcgAAAATAATTTCTCTACTTTCACAAAGTAGGGTAAGGTGTGCGTTTATGCTACCCTCTCTAGATCTTAactttgtgggattatactgagtttgttgttgatTTAGTAAAGTAGAGCCGTAAACATGGGTCGGCCCGTGAGGCTGGTCAAACCCAATCCACCAGTTGGGTGAGGTTGGACTAGGAGAAACTGTCATTTTCTGCTTGCAATTGGTGAATGCCAAGTAATGGATTGTTTGTACCTGTATCCACGTTAAAgcttatttatttacatttttttccTATTTGGTTCCCAGGTGAAATCATGACAAATTTTAGCAGAAAGTGATAATGTGATTGAACCTATGTTGCTATTGGTTTGTACCTTTGTTCTTATCCGACTTGTGTAGCTACAAATTGATCTTGCTTTTTGAAGTTTTGTTTCTTGTTTATAATACTTGGGATTTTTGGTTGCTTGGTGCAATTTTCTAAATCTTTTTCTCGAGTCATTGTTTTCACATTACTATACTAGAATGTTGATTAGGGAAAATCCAATCGCGAAAAGTGAATTAGCTTACATCTTATGTATCAATTATTTTTAGGATTCTCAGATCATTCATAAAGAAGGGAATGGTTTAAAGATTTTAAGGCATTGTTGGTGGCAACTGAAAAATTTCGGTAAACATTTTCTATCACTGAAATTCAAGGGATAACACTTGCAAGTATGCGCAAAATATATATacctttattaaaaaataaacaagCTTATGACCAAATTATTTGGAGCCTAACTCCAAACGGACAATTTACTGTGAAATCTCT
This DNA window, taken from Nicotiana tabacum cultivar K326 chromosome 15, ASM71507v2, whole genome shotgun sequence, encodes the following:
- the LOC107821503 gene encoding uncharacterized protein LOC107821503 isoform X2, whose translation is MENQRLPQSSETSHEVGSSFENEESRNSSISCHSLDKEAGFPSCRVCQCSESDKRGVAALGFLGIIPPAPDAYSSNGEVRLDCHEVVKNDENVSFNRSSAKGSGLVEFISPKGEVFVCNGDIEMGYDENQDTLNELGCACKNDLAMVHYACALKWFINHGSTICEICGCVAKNIRILDFKKVVSSLKEYDALRERTANGEPNPAQALENSTVDPDAIAAIRRQRLSEIALWFNPHNHYSTAVSQVVSEPASGSNIVPEEALPAENTVTKWAVEGTGILLATGLLTITLAWLIAPHVGKFVLTRIKYGPARYWAILFVFWFLVFGIWASRTHGAHAT
- the LOC107821503 gene encoding uncharacterized protein LOC107821503 isoform X1 codes for the protein MENQRLPQSSETSHEVGSSFENEESRNSSISCHSLDKEAGFPSCRVCQCSESDKRGVAALGFLGIIPPAPDAYSSNGEVRLDCHEVVKNDENVSFNRSSAKGSGLVEFISPKGEVFVCNGDIEMGYDENQDTLNELGCACKNDLAMVHYACALKWFINHGSTICEICGCVAKNIRILDFKKVVSSLKEYDALRERTANGEPNPAQALENSTVDPDAIAAIRRQRLSEIALWFNPHNHYSTAVSQVVSEPASGSNIVPEEALPAENTVTKWAVEGTGILLATGLLTITLAWLIAPHVGKKTAKNGLHILLGGVCALTVVVFFRFFVLTRIKYGPARYWAILFVFWFLVFGIWASRTHGAHAT